A window of Eubacteriaceae bacterium ES3 contains these coding sequences:
- a CDS encoding DUF2232 domain-containing protein, with amino-acid sequence MKTRGITEGAIFCAIAVILSLLGFYVPFFVILTFFIPVPMIVLGKRQGLKVSILSSVASTILIGLLLGPGTAFQLGMLMLLVGCGLGWSYEKNLSSFKKTMIGTVGFALFIVAVILFYQLLTGVNFINSTIEMFETASREALSIYQSMGILDGSQLQTMESVIEENLRMILMTIPSAFLLMPVIFSMANVVCSDLILKRLGYSVKGYKKLSSLILPNHLKVFLMFSLVGVFVANLILPDLIPEIYIVTVRNLVNTVFFVMGLACVFNYINFKGVSNKAIKVLVGLLCFIFQPLITFLGIADTYLDIRRIFRRETQIK; translated from the coding sequence ATGAAGACAAGAGGAATTACCGAAGGGGCTATTTTTTGTGCAATCGCAGTGATTTTATCACTTCTAGGTTTTTATGTGCCATTCTTTGTGATCCTGACCTTCTTTATTCCCGTTCCAATGATTGTTCTGGGAAAACGACAAGGTCTGAAAGTCAGTATTCTTTCAAGTGTGGCCTCCACTATTCTCATCGGTCTGCTGTTAGGGCCGGGGACTGCTTTTCAGCTTGGAATGCTGATGCTTCTGGTTGGTTGCGGTCTGGGATGGTCATATGAAAAAAATCTTTCTTCCTTTAAGAAAACAATGATAGGAACAGTTGGATTTGCTTTATTTATCGTTGCTGTGATTCTGTTCTATCAGCTCCTGACGGGAGTAAATTTTATAAACTCAACAATAGAAATGTTTGAAACTGCATCTCGAGAGGCCCTTTCGATTTATCAATCGATGGGAATTCTGGATGGAAGTCAGTTACAGACGATGGAATCGGTCATTGAAGAAAACCTTCGAATGATACTGATGACCATACCATCGGCCTTCCTACTCATGCCGGTTATTTTTTCAATGGCTAATGTAGTTTGTTCAGATCTGATTTTAAAACGGCTGGGCTATTCTGTTAAAGGCTATAAAAAACTCAGTAGTCTGATTTTGCCAAATCATCTAAAAGTGTTCCTGATGTTTTCATTAGTGGGTGTTTTTGTAGCTAATTTAATTCTGCCTGATTTAATCCCCGAGATTTACATTGTCACGGTCAGAAATTTGGTTAACACGGTCTTTTTTGTAATGGGTCTGGCCTGTGTATTTAATTATATTAACTTTAAGGGAGTTAGCAATAAAGCTATTAAAGTGCTTGTAGGTCTCTTATGCTTTATTTTCCAACCATTGATTACATTTCTGGGAATTGCGGATACTTACCTGGATATTCGCCGAATCTTTCGAAGGGAGACCCAGATAAAATGA
- the rpsR gene encoding 30S ribosomal protein S18 codes for MPKPFKKRRKVCEFCERNAEEVDYKDVATLKKFISEKGKILPRRATGTCAKHQRKVTEAIKRARNVALLPYTTNN; via the coding sequence ATGCCAAAACCATTCAAGAAAAGAAGAAAAGTATGCGAATTTTGCGAACGAAATGCAGAAGAAGTCGATTATAAAGATGTAGCAACTTTAAAGAAATTCATTTCTGAAAAAGGTAAAATTTTACCGCGACGTGCAACCGGTACATGTGCAAAACATCAGAGAAAAGTAACTGAAGCAATCAAAAGAGCGCGTAATGTTGCCTTATTGCCATATACAACAAACAACTAA
- a CDS encoding single-stranded DNA-binding protein, with protein MNKVILVGRLTRDPEVKNTSTGRAVATFTLAVDRRFKSKDGQKEADFIPIVFWGKQAELAGQYLSKGSQIGVAGRLQVRSYDAQDGQKRYVTEVIGDELTFLSSGRRDNGYSQPAPQQQSNNNNMSVMGLDEDFHLMADDDEVPF; from the coding sequence GTGAATAAAGTAATTTTAGTAGGAAGACTGACACGAGATCCAGAGGTTAAGAATACGTCAACAGGACGAGCAGTAGCGACATTTACGCTGGCAGTGGATCGACGATTTAAAAGCAAAGACGGCCAGAAGGAAGCAGATTTTATACCAATTGTCTTCTGGGGAAAACAGGCAGAACTGGCAGGCCAGTATTTGTCAAAAGGCAGTCAGATCGGTGTGGCAGGAAGACTACAGGTAAGAAGTTACGATGCACAGGATGGGCAAAAGCGTTATGTGACCGAAGTCATTGGAGATGAATTGACATTCCTTTCATCTGGACGACGAGATAATGGTTACTCGCAGCCAGCACCACAACAACAATCTAATAACAACAATATGTCGGTCATGGGCCTGGATGAAGATTTTCATCTGATGGCTGATGATGACGAAGTACCTTTTTAA
- the rpsF gene encoding 30S ribosomal protein S6: MKAYETLFVLKPELEKEAIDELIGKVKATIETAGTVENVDEWGKRKLAYEIDKKYQEGYYVLVDFKADNSVLDALDHLYKITEPFIRSIVIKKEK, translated from the coding sequence ATGAAAGCGTACGAAACTCTATTTGTTTTAAAGCCTGAACTTGAGAAGGAAGCGATTGATGAATTAATCGGTAAAGTGAAAGCAACAATTGAAACAGCAGGTACTGTTGAAAATGTTGATGAGTGGGGAAAACGAAAGTTAGCCTACGAAATCGACAAGAAGTATCAAGAAGGTTACTATGTACTGGTAGATTTTAAAGCTGATAACTCAGTTTTAGATGCTCTTGATCACTTATACAAGATCACTGAACCGTTTATTCGAAGTATTGTTATTAAAAAAGAAAAATAG
- a CDS encoding stage II sporulation protein M — protein MRQYISRQWDQAHRYFSSDLKILYYGLLILFMVFSAVGTVYFRNNPDMTMTLYSDLLAMFESQISLDSQGMSLFSGIFLNNIQAGAVSILFGFVPFLFIPIWSLTSNALVIGIVGGVYSLSGYGIISFLVGILPHGILEIPAFLLGIALGLDICYKLVRLILRQISKKDLKLTVSNAVRIYFLWMVPLFFLAAIIETYMTPILFNAFS, from the coding sequence ATGAGACAATACATAAGCAGACAGTGGGATCAGGCGCATCGCTATTTTAGCAGCGACTTAAAAATTCTATATTATGGTTTGCTGATTTTATTTATGGTTTTTTCAGCAGTAGGAACAGTATACTTTAGAAATAACCCGGATATGACGATGACCCTCTACTCAGATCTGCTTGCTATGTTTGAAAGCCAAATTTCGCTTGATTCCCAGGGGATGAGTCTATTTTCAGGGATCTTTCTTAATAATATTCAGGCAGGTGCAGTCTCAATTTTATTCGGTTTTGTTCCTTTTTTGTTTATTCCAATCTGGTCACTGACGTCAAATGCCCTGGTGATTGGGATTGTTGGCGGGGTCTATAGTTTAAGTGGGTATGGAATAATAAGTTTCCTAGTCGGAATTCTCCCCCACGGAATCCTTGAGATACCGGCTTTTCTACTGGGGATTGCTCTGGGGCTGGATATCTGCTATAAGTTAGTCCGTCTGATTCTGCGACAGATTAGTAAGAAAGATCTGAAGCTAACCGTCAGCAATGCAGTCAGAATCTATTTTTTGTGGATGGTGCCGCTTTTTTTCCTGGCGGCTATTATTGAGACTTATATGACGCCGATTTTATTTAATGCCTTTTCATAA
- a CDS encoding DUF951 domain-containing protein, which translates to MDEKKYELGDIVELKKKHPCGSYKWQVVRTGADIKIRCLGCDHLVMIPRIKFNKQIKKVIREEKEA; encoded by the coding sequence TTGGACGAGAAAAAATATGAGCTTGGTGATATTGTTGAATTAAAAAAGAAGCATCCTTGTGGAAGTTATAAATGGCAGGTGGTCAGAACCGGGGCGGATATAAAAATTCGCTGTCTTGGCTGTGATCATCTGGTGATGATTCCCAGGATTAAATTTAATAAACAGATAAAAAAAGTGATTCGTGAGGAGAAGGAAGCTTAG
- a CDS encoding mechanosensitive ion channel family protein, protein MEDVNTIDEAAQETFNFINQIEWAQLLQEWIFTLILIVALIITRGVLFRIIDRVFDETRKDLDKREERRIITLNNVLKIAVNGGAWTIIVMVILEHFINIGSILAVAGVGTLAIAFGAQGLVEDIMSGFVIVLENHFSVGDYVIVDETHHGIVEEISMRTTSIREFDGGLYIIHNGKIDRLKNFSKGNMKAIVEVGVAYEEDIAHVIQVLNELCQQLYDEHEDMYRSVPVVMGVVGLDDSAVTIRITCDEDAASRFVAENLLRQRIKEVFDEKGIEIPYNKTVIYNGNKEV, encoded by the coding sequence ATGGAAGACGTTAATACCATTGATGAAGCAGCCCAGGAGACTTTTAATTTTATCAATCAGATTGAATGGGCTCAACTTCTTCAGGAATGGATTTTTACCCTGATTTTGATTGTTGCCCTGATAATAACACGGGGAGTGCTTTTCAGAATCATTGATCGGGTCTTTGATGAAACCAGAAAAGATCTTGATAAAAGAGAAGAACGCCGGATTATCACCCTTAATAATGTTTTGAAAATTGCCGTTAACGGTGGTGCCTGGACTATCATTGTGATGGTGATCCTGGAACACTTTATTAATATCGGATCGATTTTGGCTGTTGCCGGGGTTGGGACCCTGGCGATTGCTTTTGGTGCTCAGGGCCTGGTGGAAGATATCATGAGCGGTTTTGTAATTGTTCTTGAAAATCATTTTAGTGTCGGCGATTATGTAATTGTTGACGAAACCCATCATGGAATAGTAGAGGAAATCAGTATGCGAACGACTAGTATCAGGGAATTTGATGGCGGATTATATATTATTCATAACGGGAAAATTGACCGCTTAAAGAATTTTTCCAAGGGTAATATGAAAGCCATTGTAGAAGTCGGAGTAGCCTATGAAGAAGACATTGCTCACGTTATTCAAGTGCTAAATGAGCTTTGTCAACAGCTCTACGATGAACATGAAGATATGTATCGGTCTGTACCCGTTGTAATGGGGGTAGTTGGACTTGACGATTCGGCCGTGACGATACGAATAACTTGTGATGAAGATGCAGCTTCGCGGTTTGTCGCGGAAAATCTTTTAAGACAGCGAATCAAAGAAGTATTTGATGAAAAGGGTATCGAAATCCCCTATAATAAAACTGTGATTTATAATGGAAATAAAGAGGTATGA
- a CDS encoding CvpA family protein: MSLLTAMDWLSLIICVSFGLAGYNRGAINSLIRFGGFIASFIMGIIFSPILADYLIDSGMMAGISKNLDLESLTQILLQLPEQGQEVTEFLSNSGLISTTQEALNTAVIYGLAHFISFGLIMVVCSIAVIALQFFFKGVTSLPLIGGIDRILGLIIGLCSGLVILFLMIWIFSMIDLYGSESINLLNYQSSFFYQKIVTAFLTL; the protein is encoded by the coding sequence ATGAGTTTATTGACAGCAATGGATTGGCTCAGTCTGATTATTTGTGTGAGTTTTGGATTAGCAGGTTATAATCGTGGTGCAATAAATTCCCTGATTCGCTTTGGGGGATTTATTGCTTCTTTTATAATGGGGATAATTTTTTCACCGATTCTGGCAGACTATCTGATTGATTCTGGTATGATGGCGGGAATCTCTAAAAATTTGGATTTGGAATCATTAACTCAAATTCTTTTGCAGCTGCCAGAACAGGGACAGGAAGTTACAGAGTTTTTAAGTAACAGCGGATTGATTAGCACTACTCAGGAAGCACTCAATACAGCAGTCATTTATGGGTTGGCCCACTTTATCAGTTTTGGATTGATCATGGTTGTCTGTTCAATTGCGGTTATCGCCTTGCAGTTTTTCTTTAAAGGTGTCACCAGCCTGCCGCTTATTGGTGGGATAGACAGGATTCTTGGACTAATAATCGGGCTTTGTTCGGGACTGGTGATTCTATTTCTTATGATTTGGATCTTTTCGATGATCGACTTGTATGGCTCAGAAAGTATCAATCTCTTGAATTATCAAAGCAGCTTTTTTTATCAAAAGATTGTTACGGCATTTTTAACATTATAA
- a CDS encoding ParB/RepB/Spo0J family partition protein, with the protein MAKKTGLGRGIMALIPEDGIQNEVSAENGESENLVFHVKTSRLRPNPDQPRKVFDQEKLEELGSSIKEHGIIQPLVVKPENRGYTIIAGERRWRAAGLAGLKEVPVIVKDLPPDEVLEIAIIENVQRENLNCMEEAKAYEGLMETFNMTQGEIGIRIGKSRTAITNALRLLKLPGVVQEALSNNQLTAGHARAILGLEDETERIEFSQEIIDERLSVREAERRLKVRQKKTADKPEKNADPHSREVQEKLEQIFNTRVKLKHSGKSGKIEIAYTSIDELDRILSKLGYSAE; encoded by the coding sequence ATGGCAAAAAAAACAGGTTTAGGTCGGGGAATCATGGCTTTAATTCCTGAAGATGGTATTCAGAATGAAGTTAGTGCAGAAAATGGTGAATCAGAGAATCTGGTTTTCCATGTTAAGACCAGTCGATTGAGACCTAATCCCGATCAGCCGCGAAAAGTATTTGATCAGGAAAAACTTGAAGAATTGGGCAGCTCAATTAAAGAACACGGCATCATTCAACCACTGGTTGTTAAACCGGAAAATCGGGGTTATACAATTATTGCCGGTGAACGCCGCTGGCGGGCTGCTGGCCTGGCGGGTTTGAAAGAGGTGCCGGTTATTGTTAAAGATCTTCCCCCTGATGAGGTGCTGGAGATTGCAATTATTGAAAATGTTCAGCGTGAAAATTTAAACTGTATGGAAGAAGCTAAGGCTTATGAAGGTCTGATGGAGACTTTTAATATGACTCAGGGAGAGATAGGAATTCGAATTGGAAAAAGCAGAACAGCCATTACTAATGCTTTGCGACTTTTAAAACTTCCGGGAGTTGTACAGGAAGCCCTTTCTAATAATCAGCTGACAGCCGGCCATGCCCGAGCAATCCTTGGGCTAGAGGATGAAACTGAACGTATTGAGTTTTCCCAGGAAATAATCGATGAACGACTTAGTGTCCGGGAAGCTGAACGACGACTAAAGGTCAGACAAAAAAAGACAGCAGATAAGCCTGAAAAAAATGCTGATCCCCATTCAAGAGAAGTTCAGGAAAAGCTTGAACAAATTTTTAATACTAGGGTAAAATTAAAACACAGTGGAAAATCCGGTAAGATAGAAATAGCTTATACATCAATTGATGAACTGGATCGAATTTTATCGAAGCTGGGTTATAGCGCTGAGTAG
- a CDS encoding AAA family ATPase: protein MAKAIAVFNQKGGVGKTTTNINLAAALSKTGHRVLIIDIDPQGNATSGMGLDKNSLKKSIYDCLIADADINQVIRETGFENVWILPANADLAGAEIELTNHIGREYRLKEAIERLKTEYDFILIDCPPSLGLLTINALTIAETVLIPIQCEYYALEGVSQLINTIGLVKRSLNKNLEIEGVVLTMFDQRNNLSTQVVDEVVGYFKEKVYETTIPRNVRLAEAPSYGQSIFDYAESSKGAKAYLALAEEFLNRQE from the coding sequence ATGGCAAAAGCGATTGCGGTATTTAATCAAAAAGGCGGAGTAGGAAAAACAACGACTAATATTAATCTGGCTGCCGCCCTCAGCAAAACGGGACATCGAGTGCTGATTATTGACATTGATCCTCAGGGTAATGCGACAAGTGGAATGGGTCTCGATAAAAACAGCCTCAAAAAAAGTATTTATGATTGCCTGATAGCAGATGCAGATATTAATCAAGTGATTAGGGAAACAGGTTTCGAAAATGTCTGGATTTTGCCAGCTAATGCTGACCTGGCTGGGGCAGAAATTGAACTGACAAATCATATAGGACGTGAATATCGACTCAAAGAAGCTATTGAACGATTAAAAACCGAATATGATTTTATATTGATCGATTGCCCTCCTTCACTGGGTTTATTAACTATCAATGCCTTGACTATTGCTGAAACAGTATTAATCCCAATACAATGTGAATATTACGCGCTGGAGGGAGTTAGTCAGCTGATTAATACCATTGGATTGGTCAAACGCAGTCTAAACAAAAACCTTGAAATTGAAGGTGTGGTGCTGACAATGTTTGATCAACGTAACAATCTAAGTACTCAGGTAGTTGATGAAGTAGTTGGTTATTTCAAAGAGAAAGTCTATGAAACGACTATTCCCCGAAATGTACGGCTGGCTGAGGCACCGAGTTATGGACAGTCTATCTTTGACTATGCTGAAAGTTCAAAAGGGGCCAAGGCATATTTAGCATTGGCAGAGGAATTTTTAAACAGACAGGAGTAA